ATAGACAAAATGTTTTACATATGATTTAGTGGATTCATATACGTGGTAAATCCAATCCAGGAATTAATGGATCCCTTGTCAAGAACTCTTGCTTTAAGTATTTTTGagacaaaatataaatacatatacataatgtaaAGTCAATTCAAATATTCTTCAATCCATCTCTTATTTAAAAGCAAAGtaatcttaaataaaattaaaaattttgaggtttatctgacagaaaagaaaactttagaaatagGCTATGGGGGAGAAGGGGCATAAAGGAGTAAGAAAGGGGCTGCCCCAGGAcctccactgcccccaccccttcaGTGGCCAGTCAGTGCTGCCGGAAGTACGAGGAATGCTCCACCTCACCTGGcaaccccctcctcctccaccaatGGAACATTTCTTGGATGCCCCAGCTTCCGCTTGGGCCAGCCAGCAGCCACCTCCCCAGTGCAAGTACCCGTAATCTCTGATGGGAGGGGCTCTGCTGAGCAGGAAAGCAGGGGGCCAGGGGCCCATGGCTGTAGCTGGGAGTTAGCAGCTTTCCTCTCACATGTTGGGGCTTAACTTGGGCATAGTcacagagagggcagaggaggacacAGAACCCCTCCTCCCTACTCTTGTGCTCCGGGGTCTCTGCTGCCGGGCAAGGGGTCCTGGGGTATGACGAAGATAAGGGAAGGAAAGCTCCTAAAATTACCTTGGAATGTAAAAGAGTCTCCCTGCCCTTAGTGGAAAGCAAAACTCTGGATCTAAAGATTCTGAATGAATTTGAGTAAATTAATGCAGATTTTTATTCTAACCTAATATTCACTGAGCCCTAGACAGGTATGCAGAATAGTTCAAAGGACAGAATGACATAAGCCTGATACTGTGCAGATCTTTGAATTCTAAGGACAGACATGAGCAGAGAAGCTGGGAGGATCCATTGGGAAGAAGTGAGGAGCTGGCACTTCTTGCCACCAAGGGACTTAAAGGAGTTGgactagaaggaaaatgagaggctGCTATAatcatgtgaaaaataaaaacggAAACAGCAgggaagagtaagaaaaataGCAACTCTGAGAAGAGATAGGCAGACAAAGGAAGGAGGGCAATGAATAAAATcagtgagaaacaaagaaagtgaatacaggggaaaaaaaatcataactatTCTGGAAGGAGGCAGCTGCTGGAGGCCTTCCTCTATGAACTCATTTCACAGTTTTCGAACATCATCTATGAGGCAGAAACTTGTTTGATGTTGGCACTGGGGAGAGCACCACGCAGGTAAATAATGACAAGAACTTTCCTACACAGGGCAAGTGGGACTGGGAAGGATACAACACCATTCAATGTGTCCACTGGTCTGGGTCGTGTCCTCACAGGAAAAGTTCATGGTCCAtctccttttgttctcttcagatTTCACCTGTCCATTTCAGAGTAcctcttcctttctcatcttttattACTGTCATTTTCCACCTTGAGACTCAAGATTtttcaacaatgaaaaataaaaccatgttgACTGAGTTCATCCTGCTGGGTCTAACAGATGCCCCTGAAATGCAGGTGGTGGTTTTCACCTTTCTGCTCCTTGCCTATTTACTCAGCATCACTGGAAATCTGACTATCCTCATCCTCACCTTACTGGACCCCCACCTTCAGACTCCCATGTATTTCTTTCTCCGGAACTTCTCCTTCTTAGAAATTTCCTTCACGAACATCTTCATTCCCAGGGTCCTCATCAGCATCACAACAAGGAACAAGAGTATCAGCTTTGCTGGCTGCTTCACTCAATATTTCTTTGCCATATTCCTTGGGGCAACAGAGTTTTATCTCCTGGCTGCCATGTCGTAtgatcgctatgtggccatctgtaaacCCCTGCATTACACAACCATGATGAGCAACAGAGTCTGTACCCAGCTGGTTCTCTGCTCTTGGCTGGCTGGGTTAATGGTTATTATAGTACCAATCACTCTGATGAGTCAGCAGGACTTTTGTGCATCCAACAGGCTGAATCACTATTTCTGTGACTATGAGCCCCTTCGGGAACTCTCCTGTTCCGACACAAGCCTCATAGAGAAGATTGTCTTTTCTGTGGCATCTGTGACCCTGGTGGCCACTCTGGTGCTAGTGGTTCTCTCCTACACATTCATCATCAGGACAATTCTGAAGCTCCCCTCTGCCCAGCAAAGAACAAAAGCCTTTTCTACTTGTTCTTCCCACATGATCGTCATCGCCCTCTCTTATGGAAGCTGCTTCTTTGTTTATCTTAAGCCCTCAACAAAAGAACCAGGCACATTCAACAAGGGAGTAGCCCTACTCTTTACTTCAGTTACACCTTTGTTGAACCCCTTCATTTACACTCTAAGGAACCAACAGGTAAAACAAGCCTTCAAAGTTACAGTCCAAAAGCTTATGAATCTTTACAGAATTTCAGAATTAAAGCCTTAGTGGATGAGTCCTTACTGTGTACAAAGCTGTCTGCCAATTGCTAGGTATCCAAAAAAGAGTTAAATTCCAATGAGAGAgacttggaaataaataaattacaatctGTTAAATGTTTATATGAAGAAATGATTAaggttttataaatgaaaaagcaacgCAACCTGCCTTAGAgagtcaataaatgttttcagagAGGATGCCAGTTAAACTTAGTCTTGAGAAGTAGGAATAAGTCAAACaagcagaaacagagaaagagaaatttgggtAGGAAGAATATTGCTGGTAGGAGCACAAAATTTTGGTCCAACTGGATTGAGTAAACATTGTCATTAatttcaatgaaacaaaaaagagaaaggacaaaagTTGTGGAGATGACAGCTTTAGTTTTTAATGAAGTTAAAtcccattttaaataaattaaatgccCATAATGTCAAGGCATCTGAATTTGGGACCAGATCTATGGATTTAGCAGTCCTTACCAAGTAGATGATAATTGATGTTGTGGCAAGAGACAAGGTCATGAACAGAAGCAAGTTTAGAAAAGGTTCAAATATTAAACTCTAAGGATCCCCCCTAAATTTGaagagtggaagaggcagaagtgATATTAAGAAAGGCAATAGATCTGTGGAATTCATGGGATGAGAATGTCTCAAGAAACGTAGATGGTTGACAACGTGAAATGCTGCAGAGGGCAATTAGTGTGAAGATTGAAATTATGAGAACTAACAATTAGAGTGTTGTTGTTGATCTCAATCATTTTCAGTAAATGTGGTCCTTGTGGGTAGGGTAGGAAGTCAGACTGTAGTGCGATACCGGTGGGTGGGAGCTGAAAAGTTAGAGAATGGTAAAATGGAATTTCAAGagtggagaaatgaaaagaagaacaaCCTCCAAGTTATGCTTCCTATGACTTCTCATTACTAGTATCTGTGCTTTGTCATTACTAGCATATAAGAGCAATGATTATATACTTAAAGTCTGTATTTGCCTCTAGTCTGTAAGATCTAGAGTGCAGGGATAATGTCTTCTTGATCACAATTCCATCCACAATGTCAAATAATTAGtcattgaatggatgaatataTAATGGATGGGAagacggatggatggacaaaTGAATGAGGGAGcccaaaactgatttttttttttaagtacagaagCGTGATCATCTGAGAGTTTATATATTGAAAACAATGCGTTAGCAAGGCATACCTCACACGGACTCACTTGATCTGCCTGGAAATTCcactctattttacagatgaggaagctgaagtttaaagaggtgaagtaacttgcacaaggtcacacgtCTGAGTGCCTGAACTAGAATTAGAAGCCAAATTTGTCTGGTTCCGGAGTCCAACTGCTTAACACTGAGCAATACAACCTCCCAGCCATTCTAACTTGTTTTAAAGTTCATTCCACTAAGCATTTCTAAGTATTTTGAGTAGCCTTGGCTTTCTACCTGTTTCCCACTTTTTCCAGGCTCTCAACAAGCTTTAGATAGAAGCCTTTAGGATATgaatctctttaggaagttgaaaGCATATAAAAGCCCATAGTATTCCATTTAtgactctttttttaatatatatatgattgatttaatttttttcagcaggagaaaaaagaataaagttacaagattcttttaatattttcacaatgTTAAAACTGAAACTGAGCTCTAGGTTATGTGTGTAAGTAAATCTAGAACACAAAAGGGTTAAAAAAGATTGctctcttttaaaaacacaagaattTAAGCTTTCCTTACATTTAACAAACTTCACAGAACAGATACTGCAAGGAAACAAGCTCTTCCCCTCATCGCCAGCCGTACCCTCAGGAAGCGAACACGGGGTGCAAGTCCTGTGTGCCGCTGCTCCCCATCACTGATCAACTGCCAGATCCTTGCACTTGGCAAATGGCGACCCAGAGCCAGTGGAGTCAGGCTGTGCCCCCCTGGTGGCTTCTCATGACCACGGGTCCTGTGTAGAAGAGTGGGGTCTCCTCTGTGGACTAGTCTTGAGCGGAGCTAATTTTCAAAGTGAGGTTACCGTTTCTCTCCTGGCGTGATGAGAGACTTTTTTCATAGCAAGTCAGATAAAAAATTTTCATGAGAACCTGTCCCTTACCCCtacttccagctctgtgggagaGCAAGGCCACCACCCAGCCCAGCCACGTGGGCAATCTCAGCAGCCTCCTGTGGCCCAGGCACACGTGGCCATCAGGGATCCTGGCTACTGGGACTAAAGATAAGTGAAGAGGTGAAAGGCTGAACATTAACCAGAGTTTCTGGCAAAGCTGTGTGCGTCGTCAGAACTTTAACACCAGTTTCTACTCCTCTGTTAAGTCAGAGTCTGTCTGGAACACTTTCCGCTTAAGgctttttatgagtttgactctAGCAGTGACAGGTATGTGCTGTTTTAAATCCACTAgccatcctcaaaaaaaaatattcttcatgttttaattttatacagTGGCTAGCAGGCACCTTAGTAACCAGCCAGAAATCAGTTTCAACCACCGTCAACCCCTAGACTACAGCACCAGGATGGCTGACTGAAGAAAGGAAACGGACTGGTGGAAGTCTGATGGGTGCCCAGTATACGGTGTCTGGCTGACTTTGTCCTAAATGAGGGTAACATTAATGAACTAAGAACAGCATCGTGCAGTGGCCGTGCCTGGCCTTTAGGAGCACCCCTCCCCGATGCGCTGGCAGGAGCGCCCCACTTTCTGGTCCAGTTTCACCATTTTCATGATGGCTTCCTCTGGGCCGTGGCCCCTGTGGTCAAATGTGCAGTCATGCTGCTTGGGGAGGCGATGTAATATACACAACACGTAACCACAGCGGCACCATCCCAATTCCTGCTGCACCAGCTCCAGTTTGGTTTGGCACTGGGAGCACCAACGTAGACTCTTCTGTTTAGATCGGCTGGTTTCCTGGGATGGTTCAGTATTCTGCAGTAGTGGTGGCCCTTTCACTGGCGAAGCGTCATTCTCAGGCTGTAAATCTGTACCACAGCATCTTTTGGTTGGCGTGATTAACGAGACATGAGCTGTGTCTGTGCATGGCCCATACGTCTCTTTACTTGGGTGAAGTCACATTGAGTTCTGTCGGAAGCAGCTGCTGGCTGGGACTAAGTTGGCGTGGTTATCGAAGTATTGTTGTCACTGGTGGTCTCCTCGGAAAACAAATTTGCTTGGCTCTTGTGCTTGGGGCAGAATGATCGTCtggttgtttcttttgaaaatcttgTATCCTAGCTTATGGAGAAAATTGTAATCTACTCAATGTGGCTGGATTCATTTAAGTTTCCTTTAATGAGTAATCTCTTCTAGCTTCAGCAAAGCATTTGGAACAGGGGTTCATAGTCTTGCTGGACCCCCAGAAGCCGCAGGAATAGCGAGGCAGCAGGCTGGGTGCTTTGCTGTGCTCGCTCTGGACGCCTCTCATGGAGCTCAGCGGCCGCAGAGGTGGCAGCAGCTGGGTCTGGGCCCTACTTGGAGGAGGCGGCAGCCCACTTATGACTCCCGACTTCTTTTAAGAAGCTTCTCCTTTTTGTGTCCGTGTCTCTTCTGAACAACgtgagacttttattttttacgtttaagaaggaacagaaagaccCCAAGAGCATGGGACCTGAGAGAGCAGTATGTTTCCTTCAGCCCTACCCTCCGTAAGCTTCCGACGAGGATTGTTATGAACAAGGAGGCTCATATCTACTGCTAACTGTGCTGCCTCCTCCTTATTCATCTTCTTTCTGAGTGATGGTCAATGGTTTTGGTTCCTGGGCTTAAGGGCAGGAGTGATGGCCTTAGAGCATATAACACAGTGCCATGCCCATAATAGACACTCAGTTAATGTTCAGttagtaaaagaataaataaatgagtgattaTGTTTTTACTACATAACGTTCAAGCAATTTTCATAAGCTTTTCTATTACCTACTTGTGTTTTTTAAAGGGCCAaactctttctcttctgaatACTTTTAAGCAAATTTTGAACCACACAGTTATTTCTTTGTAGAGACATCCACAAATAAATCTTCTGTTAATGTTACTTGTTTAATATTATTCTAAGagctattttctgcttttctcaggGATATtcataggtaaataaataaaaagcagagccAAATTTTCACGAAAGCAGTTTACGTATGTTTAGAAGTCTAAGAgacacatatacattttaaaaaatgttttccccatccatctatctatctacactCTACTATTAGgaattaaattatttgatttgaaGTCTTTCTTCCTATTAAAATGCAATTAAGAGAAGTGGTGTATTGGTGCACTGTAGTGGCAAATATCCCCCAATCTCAATGGCTTACATAACAAAAGTTTATAATCTCTCGTACTATATACGTACAATGTAAGTCAGCAGCAAACTCTGCTCCATGTGGTCTTTCTGCATCATCTTACTACATGCTGCCATCTCCACATGAGATGCTTCAAGTGTCACAAAAGGAAACACGCAGAACTGGAATGTCTGAAACCTGCAATTGAATGCTCCACCCAAAACCCACTGGCCCAAAGGAGTTAACAACTGCAAAGATCCAAGAAGTGTGATCTTCTCACACACacggaaagaaggaaaagagaacatgAGAACTTGTGTGCAAAAGATGAGAACACCCTGTGGGCTAGAAAATGTGACCTTTTTTCCAAATGACAGCCAAGTTATAAACAGGATTGGCTACGGAAATTTGGCAGAGCAAATTACTGGTGTGGAAGCTGCAGTGAGATAAAATGAAGGAGACAACTTACCAtagtttgacatttttaaatataaatcatatcATGTCACCCTGTTCCTTAAAACCCTCTAATGGTTTCTCATTATTTAAACTCCAAGTTCAGAggagtcaaaggaaaaaaatgaataagagtgaagaaagcctacataAATTATGGAATATCATTCAAAGAAACAATTTACACATTATTGAAGTCccagaaggcaaaagaaagagaaaatgagagcaaaaattttatttaaagaaataatgactgagaacttcccaaaatcTGGGGCAAAAAGTGAACATCCAAGTTCATAAAACTCATAAGTCCCCCAAAATCTCAATCTAAAATTATCTTCTCCAGGATACGTtacaataaaactataaaatcaatagcaaagaaagaagtttaaaagcagcaagagaaaaaacttCCTCACATACTAGGGAACATACAtgagactatcagcagatttctcagcaaaaacttGCAGgtaaggagagagtggaatgatatattcaaagtgctggaagataaaactgccaaccaagaatactttacctggcAAGACTGTCTttcaggaatgaagaaaagataaagattttcccaacaaacaaaagctaaaagagtTCAACACCACCAGACATACTTTACAAGAAATGGTGaaagttcttcaagttgaaatgaaaggatactaaTTAGTAAGATGAAAACATAAGAATATAGAAAACACACTGgaaaaggtaagtatatagtcaaattcagaacaCTCTAATGCCATAATACAGTGGTGTGATAATCACTTAACGCTAGCATAagggttaaaagacaaaagtattaaaaataactataattagaGTGATTTTTTAATGGGAATAcgatataaaaataagtaaattgtgacatcaagaATGTGAAATCAAAGGGGAATAAAAGAGTGGAGTTCTTGCATgtgatcaaagttaagttgttatcaccTTAAATTAGACCATTATATCTAAAAAAGTACAAGATACAAAAGTGTGTAAACTTTAAGgtaactacaaaagaaaaatctacagtAGATACactaaaatataaacagaagGGAATCAAAACttaccactatggaaaatcatgATTCACAAAGGAAgcgagcaagagaggaagaaaagaacatggGAAtgacaaaacaaccagaaaacaattaataagacGCATTAGTAAGcccctatcaataattacttgaaatgtaagtggattaaattctccaatgaaaaggtATAGAGtagctgaatgaaaaaaaaagacacaactatatactgcctacaaaagactcacttcagctttcaAGACGCACATAGGCTCAGAGAGAAAGAGTGTAAAAGATCTTACATGCAATgtaaaccaaaagagagcagagtagctatacttatataagacaaaatagattttaagtgaAAAGTTCTGACAAGAGACAAAGGTTATTACGTAATGATAAAAAGGTCAGTTCATCGAGAGGATATAACaatggtaaatatatacacacaacatcAGAgcgcatatatatataaagcaaatactaatagaactgaaggaagaaataaacagcaatacaataatagtttaAAGACTGTAATACCCTACTTTCGACAACAGATAGATCATCTAgagagaatcaataaggaaacagcagagtTGAACAACACTACAGAAAAAATGGatttaacagacatatacagaatattccatccaacaagagcagaatacacattcttcacaAGTGCACACTGAACGGTTTCTAGGATAGATCatacattaggccacaaaacaagtctcaacaaattcaagaatggaaattatatcaagtatcttttctgaccacaatggtatgaaactagaaatcagcaacAACAGGAAAGCTAGAAAATTCACTGatacgtggaaattaaataatacactcctgaacaaccagtgCATCAAAGAggatcaaaatggatcaaagaggaaatcagaaaatatttatagacaagtgaaaatggagacacaatataccaaaacttgtAGGATGCAggaaagcagttctaagaggaaattGATGGCTATAAAGGAAtacattatgaaaaaagaaagatcacaaataaaccaaaaagccCAACATTACacctcaaagaaatagaaaaaggacaaactaagcccaaagttagcaaaaggaaggaagtatcaaaggtcagagcagaaataaatgaaacggagaccagaaaaacaatacaaaaaaataaaactaagggctgagttttgaaaagataaacaaaattaacaaacctacACTAACCaagaagagagaggactcaaataaataaaactgtaaatgaaagaggagacattaaaactgataccacacaaacacaaaagatCACAAGAAACTACTATGaccaattatatgccaacaattaGACAACCTAgcagaaatgggtaaattcctagcaacatacaacctactaagactaaatcatgaagaaatagaaagtctgaacagaccaataatgagtagggagattgaataagtaatcaaaaacctcccaataaagaaaaatccagcatcagatggcttcacaggtgaattctaccaaacatttaaagaagaattaatactaatacttctcaaactctttcaaaaaattgaagaggatggaacACTCCAAATTCATTTTAGTGAATCAATTCACTAAAGATCAGCAAGGTCAGCATTAcactgattccaaagtcttcc
This DNA window, taken from Equus przewalskii isolate Varuska chromosome 5, EquPr2, whole genome shotgun sequence, encodes the following:
- the LOC103560219 gene encoding olfactory receptor 2AP1; translated protein: MKNKTMLTEFILLGLTDAPEMQVVVFTFLLLAYLLSITGNLTILILTLLDPHLQTPMYFFLRNFSFLEISFTNIFIPRVLISITTRNKSISFAGCFTQYFFAIFLGATEFYLLAAMSYDRYVAICKPLHYTTMMSNRVCTQLVLCSWLAGLMVIIVPITLMSQQDFCASNRLNHYFCDYEPLRELSCSDTSLIEKIVFSVASVTLVATLVLVVLSYTFIIRTILKLPSAQQRTKAFSTCSSHMIVIALSYGSCFFVYLKPSTKEPGTFNKGVALLFTSVTPLLNPFIYTLRNQQVKQAFKVTVQKLMNLYRISELKP